A single genomic interval of Methylocystis sp. IM3 harbors:
- a CDS encoding DUF2865 domain-containing protein yields MRDRLAVFLALGLALSFAPAPGAAQGLLEFLFGPDPTPQQAAPRPRESAPSRRAGAPGSGGARPGAGFASDPGAGGFCVRTCDGYFFPLIKSTRATRQQSCQLACPSAAMDVYDGSTIESARNRKGQRYSALPRAFAFRDKASGDCVCNDPGSAEAYSERASKDDPTLQNGDILVETDGAFVYSGSKLVPLGEAAVSSNLRNRLRAMLRRSPMTPPVLTGTIAPAPPALEISKDDQAGVAAARQAAP; encoded by the coding sequence ATGCGGGACCGTCTTGCGGTCTTCCTGGCGCTGGGGCTCGCGCTGTCTTTTGCACCCGCGCCGGGCGCGGCGCAGGGCCTGCTCGAATTCCTCTTCGGCCCCGATCCGACGCCGCAGCAGGCGGCGCCCCGTCCGCGCGAATCGGCTCCCAGCCGCCGCGCCGGGGCGCCAGGGTCCGGAGGCGCCAGACCGGGCGCGGGCTTCGCCTCCGATCCCGGCGCCGGCGGCTTTTGCGTGCGCACCTGCGACGGCTATTTCTTCCCGCTGATCAAATCGACCCGCGCCACGCGCCAGCAGTCCTGTCAGCTTGCCTGTCCCTCGGCGGCCATGGACGTCTATGACGGTTCGACGATCGAGAGCGCCCGGAACCGCAAGGGCCAGCGCTATTCCGCCTTGCCCCGCGCCTTCGCCTTCCGCGACAAGGCGTCCGGCGACTGCGTCTGCAATGATCCGGGAAGCGCCGAAGCCTATTCCGAACGCGCCTCGAAAGACGACCCCACGCTGCAAAACGGCGACATCCTCGTCGAGACGGACGGCGCCTTCGTCTATAGCGGCTCGAAACTCGTGCCGCTCGGCGAGGCCGCCGTCTCGTCCAATCTCCGCAACCGCCTGCGCGCCATGCTGCGCCGCAGCCCGATGACGCCGCCCGTCCTCACCGGAACCATCGCGCCGGCGCCGCCGGCTCTCGAGATCAGCAAGGACGATCAGGCCGGCGTTGCGGCCGCGCGACAGGCGGCGCCTTGA
- a CDS encoding HAD family hydrolase, which yields MNCLIDLDGTLLDASGRLYGLFCEMIGDDASLSLRQYWDLKRAKQSHAVILKERFGYSDEEIRDFERRWLDRIEDEDWLERDTPFEGVGAHLETLAQSVDLHLLTARQRPEMVRRQLEKMGWSSLFKSLLITGGKRSKDELLEGAALEPADWLIGDTGYDVKVGKKLGVRTAAVSNGFLSRESLAPYDPDVLLDKFTDFVPWAIDDRR from the coding sequence ATGAATTGCCTGATTGATCTCGATGGAACGCTGCTGGATGCGAGCGGTCGTCTGTACGGCTTGTTCTGCGAGATGATCGGTGACGACGCCAGTCTCAGCCTGCGGCAATACTGGGACCTGAAGAGAGCAAAGCAAAGCCACGCCGTCATCCTGAAAGAGCGCTTTGGCTACAGCGACGAAGAAATCCGGGATTTCGAGCGACGGTGGCTTGATCGCATCGAGGATGAGGACTGGCTTGAACGGGACACGCCGTTTGAGGGAGTCGGCGCTCATCTGGAAACATTGGCGCAAAGCGTCGACCTTCATCTCTTGACCGCGAGGCAAAGGCCCGAGATGGTCCGGCGCCAGCTGGAAAAGATGGGGTGGTCGTCCTTGTTCAAGAGCCTGCTGATCACGGGCGGCAAGCGAAGCAAGGATGAGCTTCTCGAGGGAGCAGCGCTGGAGCCAGCCGATTGGCTGATCGGCGATACGGGATACGACGTGAAGGTCGGAAAAAAACTGGGTGTGAGAACGGCCGCCGTCAGCAACGGTTTTCTCAGTCGCGAGAGCCTGGCGCCCTATGATCCCGACGTGTTGCTGGATAAGTTTACCGACTTTGTCCCCTGGGCAATCGACGATCGCAGGTAA
- a CDS encoding ETC complex I subunit, protein MTARIYRQSPSVTQSGPGSDKPWRLDFDLESPRSIEPLMGWTSSADMKQQIRLRFVTKEEAVAYAERTGIPYRVEEPKPDNASRRTASYSDNFRTNRIGLWTH, encoded by the coding sequence ATGACGGCTCGTATCTATCGCCAGTCTCCGAGCGTGACCCAGTCGGGACCGGGATCGGACAAGCCCTGGCGGCTCGATTTCGATCTCGAATCGCCGCGCTCCATCGAGCCGCTGATGGGCTGGACCAGCTCTGCGGACATGAAGCAGCAGATTCGCCTGCGCTTCGTCACCAAGGAAGAGGCCGTGGCCTATGCCGAGCGGACCGGCATTCCCTACCGGGTCGAGGAGCCCAAGCCGGACAACGCCTCGCGCCGCACGGCGTCCTACTCCGACAATTTCCGCACGAATCGCATAGGCTTGTGGACGCACTGA
- a CDS encoding glycosyltransferase family 2 protein, translating to MKLVSILIPAYKPSHFRMCLASAVAQTWENREIIVSDDCPTDAIRDIVAEFGAQVTYLRNPNPGGWGVNNVNHVMAAAKGDYIKFLFDDDILHPFCTQYLVEALEATADRNVKLAFSPRRTIDEHNHPIELINPFGVTSTTVIEGREIIRRMAKTLLNPIGELTTVLFRKQDLAEPDGSIEFMKIRGKPCNGLGDVSVFTHLLAKGNAVAAPDTLSYFRIHTGSLSSHGKNGNWPHLIMDWRKVIDLAADEGIVEGSELYSAYVYLAENIRAWLHAYPDFAETFAGELEDIAVSARRLPLDDQEQKALAALARSFIPHKKGLLAKLRAVAF from the coding sequence ATGAAGCTGGTTTCGATTCTCATTCCGGCCTACAAGCCGTCGCATTTCCGGATGTGCCTGGCGAGCGCGGTCGCGCAGACGTGGGAAAACCGCGAGATCATCGTTTCGGACGACTGTCCGACCGACGCAATCCGGGACATCGTTGCGGAGTTCGGCGCGCAGGTCACCTATCTGCGCAACCCCAATCCGGGCGGCTGGGGGGTCAACAACGTCAATCACGTCATGGCGGCGGCGAAGGGCGATTACATCAAGTTCCTCTTCGACGACGACATATTGCATCCCTTCTGCACGCAATATCTCGTCGAGGCTCTGGAGGCGACCGCGGACCGAAATGTGAAGCTCGCCTTCTCGCCCCGGCGGACGATCGACGAGCACAACCATCCGATCGAGTTGATCAACCCCTTTGGCGTCACATCGACGACCGTGATCGAGGGGCGCGAAATCATCCGGCGAATGGCCAAGACCTTGCTCAATCCGATCGGAGAATTGACGACAGTCTTGTTCAGGAAGCAGGATCTTGCCGAACCCGACGGAAGCATCGAGTTCATGAAGATACGGGGAAAGCCATGCAACGGGCTTGGCGATGTCTCGGTTTTCACGCATCTCTTGGCCAAAGGGAATGCGGTCGCGGCGCCGGACACGCTCTCTTATTTTCGAATCCACACCGGATCCCTCAGCAGTCACGGCAAGAATGGAAACTGGCCGCATCTGATCATGGACTGGCGCAAGGTTATCGACCTCGCGGCTGACGAGGGGATTGTCGAAGGTTCGGAACTTTATTCTGCTTATGTCTACCTTGCCGAAAACATTCGGGCTTGGCTTCATGCCTATCCCGACTTCGCCGAGACATTCGCCGGCGAACTCGAAGACATTGCCGTCTCCGCGCGGAGGCTGCCGCTCGACGATCAAGAACAAAAAGCTCTTGCCGCCCTGGCTCGTTCATTTATTCCGCACAAGAAGGGGCTTCTTGCAAAACTGCGCGCTGTCGCTTTCTGA
- a CDS encoding NUDIX hydrolase, with translation MKQAKKEPKAKKKSERPSTPRLQYGALPWRVSEEHGLEILLATSRDTKRWVIPKGWPMKGRKPHIVAAIEAQQEAGLHGKIEKSSLGVFDYEKRMKGGGLVECRVEVYALRVERQRKKWPEKGQRVTYWFPFAVAAGQVDEPGLREIILAFGKSVKP, from the coding sequence ATGAAGCAGGCGAAGAAGGAGCCGAAGGCCAAGAAGAAGAGCGAGCGGCCCTCCACGCCACGTCTGCAATATGGGGCCTTGCCGTGGCGCGTGAGCGAGGAGCATGGCCTGGAAATCCTCCTTGCGACCTCGCGCGACACCAAGCGGTGGGTCATTCCCAAGGGCTGGCCGATGAAGGGCCGCAAGCCCCACATCGTCGCGGCCATAGAGGCGCAGCAGGAGGCGGGGCTTCACGGCAAGATTGAAAAATCGAGTCTTGGCGTATTCGACTACGAAAAACGGATGAAGGGCGGCGGCCTCGTGGAGTGTCGGGTCGAGGTTTACGCGCTGCGTGTGGAGCGGCAGCGTAAGAAATGGCCGGAGAAGGGGCAGCGCGTCACTTACTGGTTCCCCTTCGCCGTCGCGGCGGGACAGGTGGACGAGCCCGGCCTGCGCGAGATTATTCTGGCCTTCGGGAAATCAGTGAAGCCTTGA
- a CDS encoding DegT/DnrJ/EryC1/StrS family aminotransferase — translation MIPFLDVKAPYTELKDEIDGAVARVLNSGHYILGEEVAAFETEFAAYAGAAHCVGVGNGLDALTLAFKALDIGPGDEVIVPSNTYIATWLAVSACGARPVPVEPDPATHCLDPDRVAAAVTDRTRALCPVHLYGHPADLARLKEICAHYRLRMVEDAAQAHGARIGESRIGADGDVIAWSFYPGKNLGAMGDGGAVTTNDSGLAKRISMLRNYGSSIKYVNVEKGMNSRLDPLQAAILRVKLRSIDEWNGRRQAIARRYAEGLASLPIGLPSVSPGLTHAWHLYVVTTPKRDALQERLTKSGVGTLVHYPIPPFRQQAYGEMAQFAPQWPIADRLANEVLSLPMGPHLSLSDVDRVIFAVRAALAES, via the coding sequence GTGATACCGTTTCTCGACGTGAAGGCGCCCTACACGGAACTCAAGGACGAGATCGACGGCGCCGTCGCGCGTGTCCTCAATTCCGGTCATTATATTCTGGGCGAGGAGGTCGCAGCCTTTGAGACGGAATTCGCGGCCTATGCGGGCGCCGCGCATTGCGTTGGCGTCGGCAACGGGCTCGATGCGCTGACGCTTGCCTTCAAGGCGCTGGATATCGGTCCGGGCGACGAAGTCATCGTCCCCTCCAATACCTATATAGCGACCTGGCTGGCGGTCTCGGCATGTGGCGCCAGGCCAGTGCCGGTGGAGCCTGATCCTGCCACGCACTGCCTCGATCCCGATCGCGTCGCCGCCGCCGTCACCGATAGAACACGCGCGCTTTGTCCCGTGCACCTTTACGGGCATCCCGCGGACCTCGCCCGGCTGAAGGAGATTTGCGCGCACTATCGGCTGCGAATGGTCGAGGACGCCGCACAGGCGCATGGCGCGCGGATCGGCGAGAGCCGGATCGGCGCCGACGGCGATGTGATCGCCTGGAGCTTCTACCCTGGCAAGAACCTCGGCGCGATGGGCGACGGCGGCGCGGTGACGACCAACGACTCCGGCCTCGCGAAACGCATCTCCATGCTGCGCAACTACGGATCGTCGATTAAATATGTAAACGTCGAGAAAGGCATGAACAGCCGTCTCGATCCGCTTCAGGCAGCGATCCTTCGGGTCAAGCTGCGCTCCATCGACGAATGGAATGGCCGGCGCCAGGCGATTGCCCGGCGCTATGCAGAGGGCCTCGCCAGCCTGCCCATCGGCCTGCCGTCGGTCTCGCCGGGCCTGACCCATGCCTGGCATCTTTATGTCGTCACGACGCCCAAGCGCGACGCCTTGCAGGAGCGTCTCACGAAGAGCGGCGTCGGCACGCTCGTCCATTATCCCATTCCGCCGTTTCGGCAGCAGGCTTATGGCGAGATGGCGCAATTTGCGCCGCAATGGCCTATTGCGGATCGGCTTGCGAATGAAGTTCTCAGCCTGCCCATGGGCCCGCATCTGAGCCTGTCCGATGTCGATCGGGTTATTTTCGCCGTGCGTGCGGCGCTTGCGGAAAGCTGA
- a CDS encoding DUF47 domain-containing protein, which yields MLSWFQALMPREEGFFDLFERHAETLVAGAGALRRMLDGGEGYLSCCQEIRRQEHAADDITREALLAVRRTFITPFDRSDIRDLIVAMDDTIDQMHQTAKATQLYEVREFDASMRRIGDIIVQSAELTRNALPLLRAMSQNAAKLNAFSEEITRIEDEADAIHDHGLKELFRLHRTSDPMAFVVGSELYGHLEKVVDGFEDVANRVTGIVIEHS from the coding sequence ATGCTGTCGTGGTTCCAGGCCCTGATGCCGCGAGAAGAAGGATTTTTCGACCTCTTCGAGCGCCATGCCGAGACGCTCGTGGCCGGCGCCGGGGCGCTGCGCCGGATGCTCGACGGCGGCGAGGGCTATCTGAGCTGCTGCCAGGAAATCCGCCGGCAGGAACACGCCGCCGACGATATCACCCGCGAGGCGCTGCTGGCCGTTCGCCGCACCTTCATCACGCCCTTCGACCGCAGCGACATTCGCGACCTCATCGTGGCGATGGACGACACGATCGACCAGATGCACCAGACGGCGAAAGCGACGCAGCTCTACGAGGTTCGGGAGTTCGACGCCTCGATGCGCCGCATCGGCGACATCATCGTCCAGTCGGCCGAGCTGACGCGCAACGCCCTGCCGCTCCTGCGCGCCATGAGCCAGAACGCCGCCAAGCTCAACGCCTTCAGCGAGGAAATCACCCGCATCGAGGACGAGGCCGACGCCATCCACGATCATGGCCTCAAAGAGCTCTTCCGCCTGCATCGCACGAGTGACCCGATGGCTTTCGTCGTGGGGTCGGAGCTTTACGGCCATCTGGAAAAGGTGGTCGACGGCTTCGAGGATGTCGCCAACCGGGTGACGGGCATCGTCATCGAGCATAGCTGA
- a CDS encoding acyltransferase family protein, whose protein sequence is MGSIAWGFASAEAGSGPKRHDALAYRPEIDGLRALAVVPVILFHAGFDIARGGFVGVDIFFVISGYLIASIIMSEARAGSFSIVNFYERRVRRIVPALLLMLAACLPAAWALLTPQEMTTFSESLVSVCLFTSNIFFSATSGYFDSASELKPLLHTWSLAVEEQFYLFFPFLLVLLLRKSERRALQALIALAVLSFLLAHWALPRYPSAAFYLLPTRAWELFLGSFAAFYPNGPRLAGKGWREIPGGIGLLLILYAIMSYDRQTPFPGFYALAPTIGAVLIILFARSHTIIGKLLGARALVAVGLLSYSAYLWHQPLLAFARNVHFGGLTTRSASVVVLATFPIAYFSWRFVERPFRTGRFLTRPQIFASSFAAGLLLLFFGVSAVMNNGFDGRYDEARRDFLARFDNNPPEWRYFTTQHVSSEFRLQCDFYNFDSHRAGLISTVPKAGIAKECYERDPKFRMAVFLWGDSHAQQLHPGLKRTLPEDWQILQVASSGCAPVIVSAGSATNYCEQSNWFALEQIAVTKPEVVVVAHDSVHSPEVMTALGDHLKQLGAKKVIFLGSVPHWRHNLHAIVAVKLWPDTPRYSFAHLEDKFILYDGYLKEKFRNKAGFIYISAIDQFCRESGCKIYVGDDRNTGLTAVDDAHMTIAASEYLARQVLAAAVVADEPMREVRK, encoded by the coding sequence ATGGGATCGATCGCATGGGGGTTTGCTTCCGCTGAGGCAGGATCGGGACCGAAGCGGCATGACGCCCTGGCATATCGCCCGGAAATCGACGGGCTCCGTGCGCTGGCCGTCGTTCCCGTCATCTTGTTCCATGCGGGCTTCGATATCGCCAGGGGCGGCTTCGTCGGCGTGGACATATTCTTTGTGATCAGCGGCTATCTTATCGCCTCGATCATCATGAGCGAGGCTCGAGCCGGCTCGTTCTCTATCGTGAATTTCTACGAGAGGCGGGTCCGGCGCATTGTTCCGGCTTTGCTTCTCATGCTGGCGGCCTGCCTGCCGGCTGCGTGGGCCCTGCTGACGCCGCAGGAAATGACAACCTTCTCCGAAAGTCTGGTTTCCGTCTGTCTTTTCACTTCGAACATATTTTTCAGCGCGACCAGCGGCTATTTCGACTCGGCCTCCGAGCTGAAGCCATTGCTCCATACGTGGAGTCTGGCGGTCGAAGAACAGTTTTACCTGTTTTTCCCTTTTCTCCTCGTCCTGTTGCTGAGAAAAAGCGAGAGACGCGCGCTCCAGGCGCTGATCGCTCTCGCTGTTCTCAGCTTTTTGCTGGCGCACTGGGCGTTGCCCCGATACCCCTCGGCGGCGTTTTATCTGCTCCCGACGAGAGCATGGGAGCTCTTTCTCGGCTCCTTCGCGGCCTTTTATCCAAATGGCCCGCGATTGGCTGGAAAGGGCTGGCGGGAAATTCCCGGCGGGATCGGTCTGCTTTTGATCCTTTACGCCATCATGTCTTATGACAGACAAACCCCATTTCCGGGCTTTTACGCGCTCGCCCCGACAATTGGCGCGGTTCTGATCATCCTCTTCGCGAGAAGCCACACGATCATCGGCAAGCTTCTGGGGGCGAGAGCCCTCGTCGCCGTGGGCCTGCTCAGCTATAGCGCTTATCTCTGGCACCAGCCCCTGCTGGCATTCGCCCGAAACGTTCATTTTGGAGGCCTCACAACGCGTTCCGCCAGCGTCGTCGTTCTGGCCACTTTTCCCATCGCCTATTTTTCCTGGCGTTTCGTGGAGCGCCCGTTCCGAACGGGTCGTTTTCTGACCCGCCCCCAAATCTTTGCTTCCAGCTTTGCGGCCGGCCTTCTTCTGCTTTTTTTCGGCGTGTCGGCGGTGATGAACAATGGCTTCGATGGGAGATATGACGAAGCCCGCCGGGACTTTCTGGCGCGTTTCGATAATAACCCCCCAGAGTGGCGTTATTTTACGACTCAGCACGTTTCGTCCGAATTCCGGCTCCAGTGCGACTTCTACAATTTCGACTCCCACCGTGCGGGGCTCATCAGCACAGTGCCCAAGGCCGGGATCGCAAAGGAATGCTACGAGCGCGACCCAAAATTCAGGATGGCCGTCTTCCTTTGGGGGGACAGCCATGCACAGCAGCTCCATCCGGGTCTTAAACGGACTCTTCCCGAAGACTGGCAGATCCTGCAGGTCGCAAGTTCAGGCTGCGCCCCCGTAATTGTGTCAGCCGGCAGCGCAACCAATTACTGCGAGCAGTCCAACTGGTTTGCCCTCGAGCAGATCGCGGTAACGAAGCCGGAAGTGGTTGTCGTCGCGCACGACAGCGTTCACAGCCCTGAAGTGATGACCGCGCTCGGCGACCATCTAAAGCAGCTCGGCGCAAAAAAGGTGATCTTCTTGGGATCGGTCCCGCATTGGCGGCATAATCTGCATGCTATTGTCGCAGTAAAGCTCTGGCCGGACACGCCAAGATACAGCTTTGCCCATTTGGAAGACAAATTCATTCTCTACGACGGATATCTAAAGGAAAAGTTTCGAAACAAGGCTGGCTTCATCTACATCAGCGCCATTGACCAGTTCTGCCGTGAAAGCGGGTGCAAGATTTACGTCGGAGACGACCGCAATACCGGTCTCACCGCGGTGGACGACGCCCATATGACAATAGCCGCGTCCGAATATCTCGCCAGGCAAGTTCTCGCCGCCGCCGTGGTCGCCGACGAGCCGATGCGGGAGGTAAGAAAATGA
- a CDS encoding class I SAM-dependent methyltransferase — protein sequence MSTQQSAHETELRTLNNIALAGRPDANANRALVEYTFSVVRRYFKPGSILELGPAEGIMTDLLVTLNQPLTLVEGSEAFCNQIRARHPGLTVVHSLFEGFTPQNKFDNILMGHVLEHVENPVDILKKARSWLAPGGRILAAVPNSRSLHRQAAVLMGLLPFEEALNESDTRQGHRRVYNPETFRRDFNEAGLEIEVFGGYWIKPVSNAQIEASWSEAMLSSFMKLGERYPDIGAEIYIIAKA from the coding sequence ATGAGCACGCAACAATCGGCGCATGAGACAGAGCTGCGGACTCTCAACAACATCGCTCTCGCTGGGCGGCCGGACGCCAACGCCAACCGCGCCTTGGTGGAATACACATTCTCCGTCGTCCGCCGGTATTTCAAACCGGGCTCCATACTGGAGCTGGGGCCGGCGGAAGGCATAATGACCGATCTGCTCGTCACGCTGAATCAGCCGCTCACGCTCGTCGAAGGGTCGGAGGCTTTCTGCAATCAGATCAGGGCGCGGCATCCTGGCCTGACGGTCGTTCATTCGCTGTTCGAGGGTTTCACGCCGCAGAACAAGTTCGACAACATTCTCATGGGCCATGTTCTCGAGCACGTCGAAAATCCGGTTGACATTCTGAAAAAGGCTCGGTCCTGGCTTGCGCCCGGCGGCAGGATCCTCGCGGCCGTTCCGAACAGCCGCTCCCTCCATCGGCAGGCGGCTGTTTTGATGGGGCTTCTTCCTTTCGAGGAGGCGCTCAATGAATCGGATACGCGCCAGGGCCACCGCCGGGTTTACAATCCCGAAACTTTCAGGCGGGATTTCAATGAGGCCGGCCTGGAGATCGAAGTGTTCGGCGGCTATTGGATCAAGCCGGTCTCGAATGCGCAGATCGAGGCAAGCTGGAGCGAGGCCATGCTGTCGAGCTTCATGAAACTCGGCGAACGCTATCCCGATATCGGGGCGGAGATTTACATCATCGCCAAAGCTTGA
- a CDS encoding excisionase family DNA-binding protein, with protein sequence MRNIERTAPLVTVADKIAAGGFLTIQELAALKSVGRTTIYEDIQARRLPVEKLGRSTRIAGAVAKAYVPGRGLAA encoded by the coding sequence ATGCGCAACATCGAGAGAACCGCCCCGCTTGTTACGGTCGCCGACAAAATTGCGGCCGGCGGCTTCCTGACCATTCAGGAACTAGCCGCGCTCAAGTCGGTTGGGCGGACGACAATCTATGAGGACATCCAGGCCCGCCGGCTGCCTGTCGAGAAGCTTGGGAGAAGCACGCGCATCGCTGGCGCGGTAGCCAAGGCTTACGTCCCCGGTAGGGGCCTGGCCGCCTAA
- a CDS encoding inorganic phosphate transporter: MADAPLLLYALIAVALAFDFLNGLHDAANSIATIVSTRVLRPQYAVFWAAFFNFVAFLFFGLHVAQTVGSGIISPQIVDDKVIFGALMGAISWNVITWALGIPSSSSHALVGGLVGAGVAKTGTSAIVWSGLLKTGSAIVLSPALGFVLALLLILAVSWIFVRRTPLAVDTLFRSLQFVSASLYSLGHGGNDAQKTMGVIAVLLYSHGVYGGDFKVPFWVVLTCQAAMGLGTLFGGWRIVHTMGSKITRLTPMQGFCAETGGAITLFLATGLGIPVSTTHTITGAIVGVGAARRVSAVRWSVAKDIVIAWIVTMPMSAFIAAAFYTGASFFG, encoded by the coding sequence ATGGCCGACGCACCGCTTCTCCTTTACGCGTTGATCGCGGTCGCGCTGGCCTTCGACTTCCTGAACGGCCTGCACGACGCCGCCAATTCCATCGCCACCATCGTTTCGACGCGCGTGCTGCGGCCGCAATACGCCGTCTTCTGGGCGGCCTTCTTCAATTTCGTGGCCTTTCTGTTCTTCGGCCTCCATGTGGCGCAGACAGTGGGCTCGGGCATCATCTCGCCGCAGATCGTCGACGACAAGGTCATCTTTGGCGCGCTGATGGGCGCGATCTCCTGGAACGTCATCACCTGGGCGCTCGGCATCCCCTCGTCGAGCTCTCACGCGCTCGTCGGCGGCCTTGTCGGCGCCGGCGTCGCCAAGACCGGAACAAGCGCGATCGTCTGGAGCGGCCTCCTCAAGACCGGCTCGGCGATCGTTCTCTCGCCGGCGCTCGGCTTCGTTCTGGCGCTGCTGCTGATTCTCGCGGTTTCCTGGATTTTTGTGCGCCGCACGCCGCTCGCGGTCGATACGCTGTTTCGGTCGCTACAATTCGTTTCCGCCTCGCTTTACTCGCTCGGACACGGCGGCAATGATGCGCAGAAGACGATGGGGGTCATCGCCGTACTGCTCTATTCGCATGGCGTCTATGGCGGCGACTTCAAGGTGCCGTTCTGGGTGGTGCTGACCTGCCAGGCGGCGATGGGACTGGGCACGCTCTTCGGCGGCTGGCGGATCGTTCACACCATGGGCTCGAAGATCACGCGGCTGACGCCGATGCAGGGCTTTTGCGCCGAGACAGGCGGCGCGATCACCCTATTTCTTGCGACGGGCCTCGGCATTCCGGTGTCGACGACGCACACAATCACCGGCGCCATTGTGGGCGTCGGCGCGGCGCGGCGGGTCTCGGCGGTGCGGTGGAGCGTCGCCAAGGACATCGTCATCGCCTGGATCGTAACCATGCCGATGTCGGCCTTCATCGCCGCGGCTTTTTACACGGGCGCGAGTTTCTTTGGATGA
- the metC gene encoding cystathionine beta-lyase, which produces MATLVTQAGRAPFDHFGFVNPPVYRGSTVLFPTMGDLELLRQPYTYGTKGTPTTRALEGAWSEIAGAAETVLVPSGLAAIALALLTATKAGAHLLVTDSAYSPTRAFCDGFLARFGVTTEYYDPAVGAGIATLIRPETTAVLVESPGSQSMEIQDVPAISAAAREKGVCIVIDNTWATPLLFPPHERGCDLAIEAGTKYLSGHSDILIGLVSANAKWAKRLRHTFNLFAMGAGPDDAALALRGMRTMALRLKAQGRAALDIAHWLAARPEVVRVLHPALPSHPGHDIWKRDFSGSSGVFSIILKPAPKEAVEAFVDGLELFGIGYSWGGYESLILPFDCAPYRTATRWAPEGPALRFSIGLEDVADLKDDLDAGFARLGDALSLKASLISRRPE; this is translated from the coding sequence ATGGCGACGCTGGTGACCCAGGCCGGGCGGGCGCCTTTTGACCATTTCGGATTCGTCAATCCGCCGGTGTACCGCGGCTCGACCGTGCTGTTCCCGACCATGGGCGATTTGGAATTACTGCGCCAGCCCTACACTTACGGCACCAAAGGCACGCCCACGACGCGCGCGCTCGAGGGCGCCTGGAGCGAGATCGCCGGCGCGGCGGAGACGGTGCTCGTCCCCTCGGGGCTCGCGGCCATCGCGCTCGCCTTGCTCACGGCGACCAAGGCCGGCGCGCATCTACTCGTCACCGACTCGGCCTATTCGCCGACCCGCGCCTTTTGCGACGGTTTTCTCGCGCGCTTCGGCGTGACGACGGAATATTACGACCCCGCCGTCGGGGCCGGGATCGCTACACTGATCAGGCCCGAAACGACGGCCGTTCTCGTCGAATCGCCCGGCTCGCAGAGCATGGAGATACAGGACGTTCCGGCCATCTCTGCGGCGGCGCGGGAGAAGGGCGTCTGCATCGTCATCGACAACACCTGGGCGACGCCCCTGCTCTTCCCGCCGCACGAGCGCGGCTGCGATCTGGCCATCGAGGCCGGCACCAAATATCTCTCCGGCCACTCGGACATTCTCATCGGGCTCGTCTCGGCCAACGCCAAATGGGCGAAGCGGCTGCGCCATACCTTCAATCTTTTCGCCATGGGGGCCGGCCCGGACGACGCCGCGCTCGCCTTGCGCGGAATGCGAACCATGGCGCTGCGGCTGAAGGCGCAAGGCCGCGCCGCTCTGGACATTGCGCACTGGCTGGCCGCGCGCCCGGAGGTCGTGCGCGTGCTGCACCCCGCCCTGCCAAGCCATCCGGGCCACGATATATGGAAGCGCGACTTTTCCGGTTCGTCGGGCGTGTTCTCGATCATTTTGAAACCAGCCCCCAAGGAGGCCGTCGAGGCTTTCGTGGACGGGCTGGAGCTCTTCGGCATTGGCTATTCCTGGGGCGGCTATGAAAGCCTTATCCTGCCCTTCGACTGCGCCCCCTACCGGACGGCCACCCGCTGGGCGCCAGAAGGCCCGGCCCTGCGCTTCTCGATCGGGCTCGAGGATGTCGCCGACCTGAAGGACGATCTTGACGCGGGCTTCGCCAGGCTTGGGGACGCCCTCTCCCTCAAGGCTTCACTGATTTCCCGAAGGCCAGAATAA